One genomic window of Microbacterium sp. BH-3-3-3 includes the following:
- a CDS encoding DNA repair helicase XPB yields the protein MADGPLIVQSDRTVLLEVAHPEAETARHELAVFAELERAPEHIHTYRITRLGLWNARAAGHDAEAMLQTLDRWSRFPVPASVSTDIRETVNRYGRLVIERNDDKELVLRSTDPAVLSEVSRNKRIAPLLIGHPTPDSYLVDAWARGHIKQELLKIGWPAEDLAGYTPGTPHAIDLAEDGWSLRPYQRQAVDSFSEGGSGVVVLPCGAGKTLVGAAAMADTRTTTLILVTNTVSARQWRDELLRRTSLTAEEIGEYSGQVKEIKPVTIATYQILTAKRKGEYAHLALLDALDWGLVLYDEVHLLPAPVFKLTADLQARRRLGLTATLVREDGREGDVFSLIGPKRFDAPWKEIEAQGFISPAACYEVRIDLPADERLEYAAAADEDRYRLAATAPAKIDVARRLVERHPGERVLVIGQYLDQIDELAQALDAPQITGATPIPEREELFQGFRDGSIPLLVVSKVANFSVDLPEASVAIQVSGSFGSRQEEAQRLGRLLRPKQSQHTASFYTLIARDTVDQDFAQNRQRFLAEQGYAYTILDADGIDAAAA from the coding sequence ATGGCTGACGGCCCCCTGATCGTGCAGAGCGACCGCACCGTCCTCCTCGAGGTCGCACACCCCGAGGCAGAGACGGCGCGGCATGAGCTCGCAGTTTTCGCCGAGCTCGAGCGCGCACCCGAGCACATCCACACCTACCGCATCACCCGTCTGGGCCTGTGGAACGCCCGCGCGGCCGGACACGACGCCGAGGCGATGCTGCAGACCCTCGACCGCTGGTCGCGCTTCCCGGTGCCCGCATCGGTGAGCACCGACATCCGCGAGACGGTCAACCGGTACGGTCGCCTGGTCATCGAGCGCAACGACGACAAAGAGCTCGTGCTGCGCTCGACCGACCCCGCGGTCCTCAGCGAGGTGTCGCGCAACAAGCGCATCGCTCCGCTCCTGATCGGTCACCCCACCCCCGACAGCTACCTCGTCGACGCGTGGGCGCGCGGACACATCAAGCAGGAGCTGCTGAAGATCGGGTGGCCGGCCGAAGACCTCGCCGGGTACACCCCCGGAACCCCGCACGCGATCGACCTCGCCGAAGACGGCTGGAGCCTGCGTCCCTACCAGCGCCAGGCCGTCGACTCCTTCTCCGAGGGAGGATCCGGCGTCGTCGTGCTCCCCTGCGGTGCCGGCAAGACGCTCGTGGGCGCCGCGGCCATGGCCGACACGCGCACGACCACCCTCATCCTCGTGACGAACACCGTGAGCGCCCGTCAGTGGCGCGACGAGTTGCTGCGGCGCACGAGCCTCACCGCCGAGGAGATCGGCGAGTACTCCGGTCAGGTGAAAGAGATCAAGCCCGTCACCATCGCGACTTACCAGATCCTGACCGCCAAGCGGAAGGGCGAGTACGCCCACCTCGCACTGCTCGATGCGCTCGACTGGGGTCTCGTGCTGTACGACGAGGTGCACCTGCTGCCCGCTCCGGTGTTCAAGCTCACGGCCGATCTGCAGGCCCGACGTCGACTCGGCCTCACCGCGACGCTCGTGCGCGAAGACGGTCGTGAGGGCGACGTGTTCAGCCTCATCGGCCCGAAGCGCTTCGACGCGCCGTGGAAAGAGATCGAGGCCCAGGGCTTCATCTCCCCCGCCGCCTGCTACGAGGTGCGCATCGACCTCCCCGCCGACGAACGTCTCGAGTACGCGGCCGCCGCCGACGAGGACCGTTACCGGCTGGCGGCGACCGCCCCCGCCAAGATCGACGTCGCGCGGCGCCTGGTCGAGCGGCATCCGGGCGAGCGGGTGCTCGTGATCGGGCAGTACCTCGATCAGATCGACGAGCTCGCGCAGGCTCTGGACGCCCCTCAGATCACCGGGGCGACCCCGATCCCGGAGCGTGAGGAGCTCTTCCAGGGCTTCCGCGACGGCAGCATCCCGCTGCTCGTGGTGTCGAAGGTGGCCAACTTCTCGGTCGATCTGCCCGAGGCCTCCGTCGCGATCCAGGTGTCGGGTTCGTTCGGGTCGCGTCAAGAAGAGGCCCAGCGCCTCGGACGACTGCTGCGACCCAAGCAGTCTCAGCACACGGCGAGCTTCTACACGCTCATCGCGCGCGACACCGTCGACCAGGATTTCGCGCAGAACCGGCAGCGTTTCCTCGCCGAACAGGGCTACGCCTACACGATTCTGGATGCCGACGGGATCGACGCCGCAGCCGCCTGA
- a CDS encoding HNH endonuclease yields the protein MRTLVLNAGYEPLAVVSFKRALVLVMNDKATVVERIDEDPVWAAAGTYDRPAVIILTRYVRVPGARQVPVTRRGVLRRDAHRCGYCGKAASTIDHVLPRSRGGKDTWENLVACCLHCNNVKGDRTPQEMHWDLRLVPAPPRGSSWTVRGVDKSDPRWEPYLALAA from the coding sequence ATGCGCACACTGGTATTGAACGCGGGATACGAGCCCCTGGCGGTCGTGTCGTTCAAACGGGCCCTCGTGCTCGTGATGAACGACAAGGCCACGGTCGTGGAACGCATCGACGAGGATCCGGTCTGGGCCGCGGCGGGGACCTACGATCGCCCGGCGGTCATCATCCTGACCCGCTACGTGCGGGTGCCGGGGGCGCGGCAGGTGCCGGTCACGCGGCGCGGGGTGCTGCGTCGCGACGCGCACCGCTGCGGGTACTGCGGCAAGGCGGCGTCGACGATCGACCACGTGCTGCCGCGTTCGCGCGGGGGCAAGGACACCTGGGAGAACCTCGTGGCCTGCTGCCTGCACTGCAACAACGTCAAGGGCGATCGCACCCCCCAGGAGATGCACTGGGATCTCCGTCTGGTGCCGGCGCCCCCGCGCGGATCGTCCTGGACCGTGCGCGGCGTCGACAAGAGCGATCCGCGGTGGGAGCCGTACCTGGCCCTGGCGGCGTGA
- a CDS encoding metal-dependent transcriptional regulator, producing MTDLIDTTEMYLRTILELEEEKIVPLRARISERLGHSGPTVSQTVGRMERDGLVVVSEDRRLELTGTGRQKAVDVMRKHRLAERLLSDVIGLDWAYVHDEACRWEHVMSEQVERRLVELLGHPTESPYGNPIPGLDQLGDAASSTFDDGVVGLVRKLTDAGHPITGTVRRLAEPAQVDPELLQQLKAAGVLPGARGDYRFNEGYVLVQMEGIEDGLELPVEVASHIFLVAED from the coding sequence ATGACAGATCTCATCGACACCACCGAGATGTACCTGCGCACGATCCTCGAGCTCGAGGAAGAGAAGATCGTGCCCCTGCGGGCCCGCATCTCGGAACGCCTCGGCCACTCGGGCCCGACCGTCTCGCAGACGGTCGGACGCATGGAACGCGACGGCTTGGTGGTCGTCTCGGAGGACCGCCGTCTCGAGCTGACCGGCACCGGCCGCCAGAAGGCCGTCGACGTCATGCGCAAGCACCGTCTCGCCGAGCGCCTGCTCAGCGACGTCATCGGCCTCGACTGGGCCTACGTGCACGACGAGGCCTGCCGCTGGGAGCACGTGATGAGCGAGCAGGTGGAACGCCGCCTCGTCGAACTGCTCGGCCACCCCACCGAGTCGCCGTACGGCAACCCGATTCCGGGACTCGACCAGCTGGGCGATGCGGCCAGCTCCACGTTCGACGACGGTGTCGTCGGACTCGTCCGCAAGCTCACCGACGCCGGGCATCCGATCACCGGCACGGTGCGCCGCCTGGCCGAACCCGCGCAGGTCGACCCCGAGCTGCTCCAGCAGCTCAAGGCCGCCGGGGTGCTCCCGGGGGCGCGCGGCGACTATCGCTTCAACGAGGGATACGTGCTGGTGCAGATGGAGGGCATCGAGGACGGTCTCGAGTTGCCGGTCGAGGTGGCGTCGCACATCTTCCTCGTCGCCGAGGACTGA
- a CDS encoding helicase-associated domain-containing protein produces the protein MPETSAQRALAVSLSARPDADLARLFADRQVSPSSTWRDMFDAAEALLDPASVTRGLVALPRSAALALLAAVAGEPAPEPQRSELASRALVDDDGHPFPSVVDAVRQVAPDGIADMSDPRSGHGAAAVDAEAAAEAAFTSAASVADILLLTLDAPLGRIGSGSLGASERRRLVDAGAVSTPAEADLLVGLAFAVGLLGTNERAWLVSPTGREWLRLPTLERWERTAAALRDALPAAFRSAAGGWIPRGQWPGATPFDPDGPERAAVWAQRLERWGLLDVAGGVPAWARDLSDGGSVDVSALRDLLPPEVDRVYLQNDLTAIAPGPLAPHLDVRLRSMAARESRAQASSYRFSAATIGAAITAGETADSLREFLSGLSLTGLPQPLAYVIERTAAEHGRVRVAADPTSLLTRVTTEDETLRRSMDVDQSLRSVALTRTGDELVSHVSADVVFWALTDAHYPAVAVDAEGRPRALERAKLAAETASDHDPVDTYTPLLSRLRTGADDSDAAWLERELDQAVRARAVVDVTVRLPDGSARVFRLEATGLGGGRLRGRDRAADVERTLPLSHIDAVSLVG, from the coding sequence GTGCCCGAGACCTCCGCACAACGCGCACTGGCGGTCTCGTTGAGCGCGCGCCCCGACGCCGATCTGGCTCGGCTGTTCGCCGATCGCCAGGTCTCCCCCTCGAGCACCTGGCGCGACATGTTCGACGCCGCCGAGGCGCTGCTCGACCCCGCCTCCGTCACGCGCGGGCTCGTCGCACTCCCGCGCTCCGCAGCGCTCGCCCTCCTCGCCGCCGTCGCGGGCGAACCGGCCCCCGAACCGCAACGCTCCGAGCTGGCATCCCGAGCACTCGTCGACGACGACGGCCACCCGTTCCCCAGCGTGGTCGACGCGGTGCGACAGGTCGCGCCCGACGGCATCGCCGACATGAGTGATCCCCGATCCGGCCACGGGGCTGCGGCGGTCGACGCCGAAGCCGCCGCCGAAGCCGCCTTCACCAGCGCCGCCTCGGTGGCCGACATCCTGCTGCTCACCCTCGACGCTCCCCTCGGACGCATCGGGTCGGGCTCGCTCGGCGCGAGCGAGCGTCGACGCCTGGTCGACGCCGGCGCGGTGTCGACCCCGGCCGAAGCCGACCTCCTCGTCGGTCTCGCGTTCGCCGTCGGCCTGCTCGGCACGAACGAGCGCGCCTGGCTGGTGTCGCCGACCGGGCGCGAGTGGTTGCGTCTGCCGACGCTCGAACGCTGGGAACGCACCGCCGCGGCGCTCCGCGACGCCCTTCCCGCCGCCTTCCGCAGCGCGGCCGGCGGATGGATCCCGCGGGGGCAGTGGCCCGGCGCCACCCCCTTCGACCCCGACGGCCCCGAGCGCGCCGCGGTCTGGGCGCAGCGGCTCGAGCGCTGGGGACTCCTCGACGTGGCCGGCGGTGTCCCCGCGTGGGCCCGAGACCTCTCCGACGGCGGTTCCGTCGACGTCTCGGCGCTGCGCGACCTGCTTCCCCCCGAGGTCGACCGCGTCTATCTGCAGAACGATCTCACCGCCATCGCCCCGGGCCCCCTGGCGCCGCATCTCGATGTGCGTCTGCGCTCCATGGCCGCGCGCGAGTCGCGCGCACAGGCCTCCAGCTACCGCTTCAGCGCGGCCACGATCGGCGCCGCCATCACGGCCGGCGAGACCGCCGACTCCCTGCGCGAGTTCCTCTCGGGACTGTCGCTGACCGGACTGCCACAGCCGCTCGCCTACGTCATCGAACGCACGGCGGCCGAGCACGGACGCGTGCGCGTCGCCGCCGATCCGACGTCCCTTCTCACGCGCGTCACGACCGAAGACGAGACCCTGCGGCGCTCGATGGACGTCGACCAGTCGCTGCGGTCGGTCGCCCTGACGCGCACCGGCGACGAGCTCGTCTCGCATGTGTCGGCCGACGTCGTGTTCTGGGCGTTGACCGATGCGCACTACCCCGCCGTGGCCGTCGACGCCGAGGGGCGCCCGCGGGCGCTCGAGCGCGCGAAGCTCGCGGCCGAGACGGCGTCCGACCACGATCCCGTCGACACGTACACGCCGCTGCTCTCGCGCTTGCGCACCGGCGCAGACGATTCGGATGCCGCCTGGCTCGAGCGCGAGCTCGATCAAGCCGTGCGGGCCCGCGCCGTGGTCGACGTGACGGTGCGGCTTCCCGACGGCTCGGCCCGCGTGTTCCGCCTCGAAGCCACGGGCCTCGGTGGCGGACGCCTGCGCGGCCGCGATCGCGCCGCCGACGTCGAGCGCACTCTGCCGCTGTCGCATATCGACGCGGTCTCGCTCGTGGGGTGA
- a CDS encoding multidrug ABC transporter ATPase: MSTRTSRDSTPGDDVLVRRIDRVLAFMSLGLLALAIVCFFSVIIGSSSGADMRSGVWPTVGLLTYFAPPVAFACLLAVLIMSFVRRARANKAR, translated from the coding sequence ATGAGCACCCGCACCTCCCGCGACAGCACGCCGGGCGACGACGTCCTGGTCCGCCGCATCGACCGCGTCCTGGCGTTCATGTCGCTGGGGCTGCTGGCCCTCGCGATCGTGTGCTTCTTCTCGGTCATCATCGGATCGAGCTCCGGTGCCGACATGCGCTCCGGCGTGTGGCCGACCGTGGGCCTGCTCACCTACTTCGCACCCCCTGTGGCCTTCGCCTGTCTGTTGGCCGTGCTCATCATGAGCTTCGTGCGAAGGGCCCGGGCGAACAAGGCCCGCTGA
- a CDS encoding DUF3027 domain-containing protein produces the protein MTSKPEQPVDERLIGAHDLALAALREITPADGIGPAAGYAIEDDGVVSLRFHTRLAGYPGWFWTVSVAVVDDAEPTVLEAELMPGDGALLAPDWVPWATRLAEYQAAQAATAAAGIGADADDSDVDDTEDDDLDDEDDLEDDEDELDDDGPKARFHAGDLDGVDIDELDADGDERADATRDDDAQDDSYDDDDSDEDEDSDGGVEGDDSDDEDDVHGGDDRSY, from the coding sequence ATGACTTCGAAGCCTGAGCAGCCCGTCGACGAGCGCCTGATCGGCGCTCACGACCTGGCTCTCGCCGCCCTGCGCGAGATCACGCCGGCCGACGGTATCGGTCCGGCCGCGGGCTACGCGATCGAGGACGACGGTGTGGTGTCGTTGCGGTTCCACACGCGTCTCGCCGGCTACCCCGGCTGGTTCTGGACCGTGAGCGTGGCCGTCGTCGACGACGCGGAGCCCACCGTGCTCGAAGCCGAACTCATGCCCGGTGACGGCGCTCTGCTGGCCCCGGACTGGGTGCCGTGGGCGACGCGTCTCGCCGAGTACCAGGCCGCCCAGGCGGCAACGGCCGCGGCGGGCATCGGCGCGGATGCCGACGACTCCGACGTCGACGACACCGAAGACGATGACCTCGACGACGAAGACGACCTCGAAGACGACGAGGACGAGCTCGACGACGACGGGCCGAAAGCACGTTTCCACGCGGGCGACCTCGACGGTGTCGACATCGACGAGCTCGACGCGGACGGTGACGAACGCGCGGACGCGACGCGTGACGATGACGCGCAGGACGACTCGTACGACGACGATGATTCGGACGAAGACGAAGACTCGGACGGCGGCGTCGAGGGCGACGACTCCGACGACGAAGACGATGTGCACGGCGGCGACGACCGCAGTTACTGA
- a CDS encoding cell wall metabolism sensor histidine kinase WalK, which translates to MVFLRTTLVNNLDEQLAQQAAGSIANSIFTTSDTDGRITFTQVDNAPQIGSMVVVYGPDGRREAFYNGTSSRALPDLPATFTVEQTYSQIDRRIELENPESGQHFLARVGVLQAPGNPGVYTQMVIQPLAPTDRIVAAYVGIYAFVALLILIASALLTRWLVTLTFRNLRQVETTAMDIAAGDFSQRLTDIVPDTEVGRLKTAINAMLARIDGALVQRDATVRQMRRFIGDASHELRTPLVTMRGYAELYRMGAIRSDEDVAQSMERIEKEAIRMGALVEDLLALARLDERRDVTITSLDLRPIARDAAMDLRVTSPQREVTVDDTTARTERVVPLMTLDPLLDAAGEPASTPGRRRGAPPTSAMAIAGATLSRLRRRAREAGETHTAAGDDAAPPTAPLGVVRTPPRLAPIVLGDENKVRQVVANLLGNARRFTADGSPIGLRVGVDADADMGWIEIIDHGEGVPEQIRDQIFQRFWRADTSRTRETGGSGLGLSIVASIVDLLHGTVQVVDTPGGGATFRVSLPLADRRDAQEHALIETQPLERLPDDYRPDA; encoded by the coding sequence ATGGTGTTCCTGCGCACGACGCTGGTCAACAACCTCGACGAGCAGCTCGCGCAGCAGGCAGCCGGGAGCATCGCGAACAGCATCTTCACCACAAGCGACACCGACGGCCGCATCACCTTCACCCAGGTCGACAACGCCCCGCAGATCGGGTCGATGGTGGTCGTGTACGGGCCCGACGGGCGGCGCGAGGCGTTCTACAACGGTACGTCGTCGCGCGCCCTGCCCGATCTGCCCGCGACCTTCACCGTCGAGCAGACCTACAGCCAGATCGACCGGCGGATCGAGTTGGAGAACCCCGAATCCGGTCAGCACTTCCTCGCTCGCGTGGGGGTGCTGCAGGCCCCCGGCAATCCCGGGGTCTACACCCAGATGGTGATCCAGCCCCTGGCCCCCACCGATCGCATCGTCGCGGCGTACGTGGGGATCTACGCGTTCGTCGCGTTGCTCATCCTCATCGCCAGCGCCCTGCTGACCCGCTGGCTCGTGACGCTCACGTTCCGCAACCTGCGGCAGGTCGAGACGACCGCGATGGACATCGCCGCCGGCGACTTCAGCCAGCGCCTGACCGACATCGTCCCCGACACCGAGGTGGGACGCCTCAAGACAGCGATCAACGCCATGCTCGCGCGGATCGACGGGGCGCTCGTGCAGCGTGACGCGACCGTGCGCCAGATGCGACGCTTCATCGGCGACGCCAGCCATGAGCTGCGCACCCCGCTCGTCACGATGCGCGGGTACGCCGAGCTCTATCGCATGGGCGCGATCCGTTCCGACGAAGACGTGGCGCAGTCGATGGAACGCATCGAGAAGGAAGCCATCCGCATGGGGGCCCTCGTCGAAGACCTGTTGGCCCTCGCGCGACTCGACGAGCGTCGCGACGTCACGATCACCTCGCTCGATCTGCGCCCGATCGCTCGGGATGCCGCGATGGATCTGCGCGTGACCTCCCCCCAGCGCGAGGTGACCGTCGACGACACCACCGCGCGCACCGAACGCGTCGTCCCGCTGATGACGCTCGACCCGCTCCTCGACGCCGCAGGAGAGCCCGCGTCGACGCCCGGGCGCCGCAGGGGTGCGCCGCCGACGTCGGCGATGGCGATCGCCGGGGCCACCCTGTCGCGTCTGCGTCGCCGCGCCCGAGAGGCGGGCGAGACGCACACCGCCGCGGGTGACGACGCCGCTCCTCCGACCGCGCCCCTGGGCGTGGTGCGCACGCCCCCGCGGCTCGCCCCCATCGTCCTCGGCGATGAGAACAAGGTGCGCCAGGTCGTCGCCAACCTGTTGGGCAATGCGCGACGGTTCACCGCCGACGGCTCCCCCATCGGCCTGCGTGTGGGGGTCGACGCCGACGCCGACATGGGGTGGATCGAGATCATCGATCACGGCGAGGGCGTTCCCGAGCAGATCCGCGACCAGATCTTCCAGCGCTTCTGGCGTGCTGACACCTCGCGCACGCGCGAGACCGGCGGTTCGGGCCTCGGACTGTCGATCGTGGCATCCATCGTCGATCTGCTGCACGGCACGGTCCAGGTCGTCGACACCCCCGGCGGCGGAGCGACGTTCCGCGTCTCGCTCCCCCTGGCCGACCGGCGCGATGCACAGGAGCACGCGCTCATCGAGACGCAACCGCTCGAGCGCCTGCCCGACGACTACCGTCCCGACGCGTAG
- a CDS encoding M23 family metallopeptidase: MRSAVILTMVAGLVATVAIPAYAATMPAAETMTLQQVSAPDNQSLVVASDAAAETLDRSSYSATTADEIQQKKDREAAAAAAAERARQLASNAGASVSSIDLNMTAPGSGEVRWPLSSYVLGRGLWDSGYHQGVDLLAPGGQPIFAAAAGVVSTSSESFGGYGVGIVIEHVINGQKVSTTYGHMTYGSRQVQAGQTVAAGQLIGLVGSTGSSTANHLHFEVHINGSVVDPYAWLQQNAG; the protein is encoded by the coding sequence GTGCGCAGTGCCGTGATCCTGACGATGGTCGCCGGTCTCGTCGCCACCGTCGCCATCCCGGCCTACGCGGCGACCATGCCCGCGGCCGAGACGATGACCCTGCAGCAGGTGTCGGCCCCCGACAACCAGTCGCTGGTCGTGGCCTCCGACGCCGCCGCCGAGACGCTCGACCGCAGCAGCTACTCGGCGACCACCGCCGACGAGATCCAGCAGAAGAAGGACCGCGAAGCCGCTGCCGCCGCAGCTGCGGAGCGTGCCCGCCAGCTGGCATCCAATGCCGGCGCCTCGGTCTCGTCGATCGACTTGAACATGACGGCCCCCGGCTCGGGCGAGGTGCGCTGGCCCCTGTCGAGCTACGTGCTCGGCCGTGGCCTGTGGGACTCCGGCTACCATCAGGGCGTCGACCTGCTCGCCCCGGGTGGGCAGCCCATCTTCGCCGCCGCCGCCGGCGTCGTGAGCACCTCCTCCGAGAGCTTCGGCGGCTACGGCGTGGGCATCGTGATCGAGCACGTCATCAACGGCCAGAAGGTGTCGACCACCTACGGCCACATGACGTACGGCAGCCGCCAGGTGCAGGCCGGTCAGACGGTCGCCGCGGGCCAGCTCATCGGCCTCGTCGGCTCGACCGGAAGCTCGACCGCGAACCACCTGCACTTCGAGGTGCACATCAACGGATCGGTCGTCGATCCCTACGCCTGGCTGCAGCAGAACGCCGGCTGA
- the serC gene encoding phosphoserine transaminase, which yields MSHVELPTGLLPADGRFGCGPSKVRGAQLESLVTRGASILGTSHRQAPVKNLVASTRERLAQLFRLPDGYEIILGNGGSTAFWDAASFGLIENRSQNLVFGEFGGKFAAAAAAPWLQAPDVRRAEPGTRTVAEPVEGVDVYAWPHNETSTGVAAPVERVHGDAGALTVVDATSAAGGIDFDVAQADVYYFAPQKNLGSDGGLWYAAVSPAAIERIERIAASGRYIPEFLSLKNAVDNSRLQQTLNTPALATLLLLDDQLGWILDNGGLSWAGARTAESSAALYEWASASAVATPFVSSPADRSPVVVTIDFDDSIDAAAIAKSLRANGIVDTEPYRKLGRNQLRVATFVSIEPDDVRRLIGAIDYTIEHLPTA from the coding sequence ATGTCGCACGTGGAACTGCCCACAGGTCTCCTGCCCGCCGACGGTCGCTTCGGGTGCGGCCCCTCGAAAGTGCGCGGTGCGCAGCTCGAGTCGCTCGTCACCCGCGGAGCCTCGATCCTGGGTACCTCGCACCGCCAGGCGCCGGTGAAGAACCTCGTCGCGAGCACGCGCGAGCGTCTCGCCCAGCTCTTCCGCCTTCCCGACGGGTACGAGATCATCCTCGGCAACGGTGGATCGACCGCCTTCTGGGATGCCGCCTCCTTCGGCCTCATCGAGAACCGCAGCCAGAACCTGGTCTTCGGTGAGTTCGGCGGCAAGTTCGCCGCCGCTGCCGCCGCGCCCTGGCTGCAGGCGCCCGACGTCCGTCGCGCCGAGCCCGGCACCCGCACGGTCGCCGAGCCGGTCGAAGGCGTCGATGTGTACGCCTGGCCGCACAACGAGACCTCCACGGGCGTCGCCGCCCCGGTCGAGCGCGTACACGGCGATGCCGGCGCCCTCACCGTCGTCGACGCGACCAGCGCCGCCGGCGGCATCGACTTCGACGTCGCCCAGGCCGACGTGTACTACTTCGCCCCGCAGAAGAACCTCGGTTCCGACGGCGGCCTCTGGTACGCCGCGGTGTCGCCGGCCGCGATCGAGCGCATCGAGCGGATCGCCGCATCCGGTCGGTACATCCCCGAGTTCCTGAGCCTGAAGAACGCGGTCGACAACTCGCGCCTGCAGCAGACGCTCAACACCCCGGCGTTGGCCACCCTGCTGCTCCTCGACGACCAGCTCGGATGGATCCTCGACAACGGCGGACTGAGCTGGGCGGGCGCACGCACGGCTGAGTCCTCGGCCGCCCTGTACGAGTGGGCGTCCGCGAGCGCCGTCGCGACGCCGTTCGTCTCGTCTCCCGCCGACCGCTCCCCCGTCGTGGTCACGATCGACTTCGACGACTCCATCGATGCCGCGGCGATCGCGAAGAGCCTGCGCGCGAACGGGATCGTCGACACCGAGCCCTACCGCAAGCTGGGCCGCAACCAGCTGCGCGTCGCGACGTTCGTCTCGATCGAGCCCGACGACGTGCGCCGCCTGATCGGGGCCATCGACTACACGATCGAGCACCTGCCGACCGCCTGA
- a CDS encoding response regulator transcription factor, translating to MTAPRILVVDDEPNIRDLLITSLRFAGFQVRAVANGAQTISAVLEEEPDLIVLDVMLPDMNGFSVTKRLRGAGYTAPILFLTAKDETEDKIMGLNAGGDDYVTKPFSLDEIVARIQAILRRTMQADEESIIRTGELTMDQDTHDVSVGDVSIDLSPTEFKLLRYLMLNPNRVLSKAQILDHVWEYDFNGDAGIVESYISYLRRKIDPHSSEPLIQTKRGFGYMLKSGKTA from the coding sequence ATGACAGCTCCTCGCATCCTCGTCGTGGACGACGAACCGAACATCCGCGACCTGCTCATCACGAGCCTGCGCTTCGCCGGTTTCCAGGTGCGAGCCGTGGCAAACGGCGCGCAGACCATCTCGGCCGTGCTCGAAGAGGAACCCGACCTCATCGTGCTCGATGTGATGCTGCCCGACATGAACGGGTTCAGCGTCACCAAGCGCCTGCGGGGCGCGGGGTACACGGCCCCCATCCTCTTCCTCACCGCCAAGGACGAGACCGAAGACAAGATCATGGGCTTGAACGCCGGCGGCGACGATTACGTCACCAAACCGTTCAGCCTCGACGAGATCGTCGCGCGCATCCAGGCGATCCTGCGCCGCACCATGCAGGCCGACGAAGAGTCGATCATCCGCACCGGTGAGCTGACGATGGATCAGGACACCCACGACGTCAGCGTCGGCGATGTCTCGATCGACCTGAGCCCCACCGAGTTCAAGCTGCTGCGCTATCTGATGCTCAACCCGAACCGTGTGCTGTCGAAGGCGCAGATCCTCGACCACGTGTGGGAGTACGACTTCAACGGCGACGCGGGCATCGTCGAGAGCTACATCTCGTACCTGCGCCGCAAGATCGATCCGCACTCGTCCGAGCCGCTCATCCAGACCAAGCGCGGCTTCGGCTACATGCTGAAGTCGGGTAAGACCGCCTGA
- a CDS encoding cold-shock protein — protein sequence MPTGKVRFYDDEKGFGFIVTDDGQDVFLHATALPAGTPGPKAGTRLEFGVADGKRGLQALSVRVLDAPVSLSKRSRKPADDMAIIVEDLVKLLDGIGGDLRRGRYPNGPHAQKIAAVLRKVADDFEA from the coding sequence ATGCCCACCGGCAAGGTCAGGTTCTACGACGACGAGAAGGGCTTCGGCTTCATCGTCACCGATGACGGCCAGGACGTGTTCCTGCACGCCACCGCCCTGCCCGCCGGGACACCCGGGCCCAAGGCCGGCACCCGTCTCGAGTTCGGTGTCGCTGACGGCAAGCGCGGTCTGCAGGCGCTCTCGGTGCGCGTGCTCGATGCGCCGGTGAGTCTGTCGAAGCGCTCGCGCAAGCCCGCCGACGACATGGCGATCATCGTCGAAGACCTCGTGAAGCTGCTCGACGGCATCGGTGGCGACCTGCGTCGCGGCCGCTACCCCAACGGGCCGCACGCGCAGAAGATCGCCGCGGTGCTGCGCAAGGTCGCCGATGACTTCGAAGCCTGA